A stretch of Lepidochelys kempii isolate rLepKem1 chromosome 14, rLepKem1.hap2, whole genome shotgun sequence DNA encodes these proteins:
- the LOC140898134 gene encoding putative olfactory receptor 2B8 codes for MDHFGASFLFPCQTAATSPPGLDVHQSHHPESGASALISAPALLAVLVVQHRAIHSWQDSCAPPFQLALGLHFAGQLFRQHPEVFHLMELAKHICHHLPRGSPELLQGPTWDLFHSLFRCEAATLQDFMLQACWMSQVFQHVDIERSVGWQACSQAWRHQLSFHQVQEICKTAMEVFVYRPVSSEEEWRDLMILGKGEREDGNQSSLGEFILLGVSDRPQFELLLFVLILTCYTMILLGNTTIIVVSWRDPHLHTPMYFFLSNLSFLDLCYTTSVGPQMLVNFRSTQKSISWAGCVAQLYISLSLGGTECLLLAVMAYDRYTAICQPLHYTIIMSRRLCLQLAATSWLCGFGNSILQTILTLQLPRCGRNQIEHFFCEVPALLKLACVDTSANEAELLASGVILLLVPLGLILVSYGYISTAVLRIHSAQGRLKAFNTCSSHLAVVSLFYGTAISTYLQPPSSYSQDRGKMVSLFYTMVTPMLNPLIYTLRNKEVHRALRKVLGKSPTTQGT; via the exons ATGGATCATTTTGGTGCTTCTTTCCTCTTCCCATGTCAAACTGCAGCTACTTCGCCACCTGGGCTGGATGTTCACCAGAGTCACCATCCTGAATCAGGTGCTTCTGCTCTCATCAGTGCTCCTGCTCTTCTGGCTGTGTTGGTGGTACAGCACCGTGCCATCCACTCCTGGCAGGACTCATGTGCTCCTCCTTTCCAGCTGGCGCTCGGGCTCCACTTTGCTGGCCAGCTTTTCAGGCAGCATCCTGAAGTCTTCCACCTGATGGAGCTGGCCAAGCATATCTGCCACCACCTTCCCAGAGGCAGCCCGGAGCTGCTGCAGGGGCCCACCTGGGACCTGTTCCATTCCCTCTTCCGGTGTGAGGCAGCCACGCTACAGGACTTCATGCTGCAGGCCTGCTGGATGTCCCAGGTCTTCCAGCACGTGGACATCGAGAGGTCTGTGGGGTGGCAGGCCTGCTCCCAGGCCTGGAGGCACCAGCTTAGCTTCCACCAGGTGCAGGAGATCTGCAAGACGGCCATGGAGGTCTTTGTGTACAGGCCAGTCAGCTCAGAGGAGGAGTGGAGGGATCTA ATGATACTTGGCAAAGGGGAACGGGAAGATGGAAACCAAAGCTCCTTGGGGGAATTCATCCTGCTAGGGGTGTCTGACCGGCCGCAGTTTGAGCTGCTGCTCTTTGTTCTCATCTTAACCTGCTACACAATGATCTTGCTTGGAAACACCACCATCATCGTGGTCTCATGGCGAGACCCCCATCTCCACACGCCCATGTATTTCTTCCTCAGCAACCTCTCTTTCCTGGACCTCTGCTACACCACCAGCGTTGGTCCCCAGATGCTGGTGAACTTCCGCAGCACCCAAAAATCCATCTCCTGGGCCGGCTGTGTGGCCCAGCTCTacatctccctctctctgggcGGCAccgagtgcctcctgctggccgtcATGGCCTACGACCGCTATACTGCCATCTGCCAGCCACTGCACTACACAATCATCATGAGCCGCCGCCTCTGCCTGCAGCTGGCAGCCACCTCCTGGTTGTGTGGCTTCGGCAACTCCATCCTGCAGACCATCCTGACGCTGCAGCTGCCCCGGTGCGGGCGGAACCAAATCGAGCACTTCTTCTGCGAGGTACCGGCCCTGCTCAAGCTGGCCTGTGTCGATACCTCTGCCAATGAGGCCGAGCTCCTCGCCAGCGGGGTGATTTTGCTGCTGGTTCCACTGGGCCTCATCCTGGTCTCCTATGGCTACATCAGCACCGCTGTGCTGAGGATTCACTCGGCCCAGGGCAGGCTCAAGGCCTTCAACACTTGTTCCTCCCATCTAGCCGTGGTGTCACTCTTCTATGGCACGGCCATTTCCACGTATCTACAGCCTCCATCCAGCTACTCCCAGGACCGAGGCAAGATGGTCTCCCTCTTCTACACCATGGTGACCCCCATGCTCAACCCCCTCATCTACACGCTGAGGAACAAGGAG GTGCACAGGGCTCTGCGGAAAGTGCTGGGGAAGAGCCCGACCACCCAGGGGACCTGA